The Arachidicoccus terrestris genome includes the window CCAGTTTGCCGTATTAAGTGAGATTTATTATCCTGCAGGCTGGAACGCCTATATCGATGGCAAAAAAGCAGATTATGTACAAACGGATTATATCCTGAGAGGCATCGGCATCCCTGCAGGCAACCATAATATTACCTTTAAGTTTGAACCCACAGTCATACAGCAGTCTAAAACCGCAGGTCTGGTTGCAGGTGTTTTATTCTGGATTTCTGTTTTGGTATCTGTATTCTTTTGGTGGCGTAAAAATAAAGACGAAGGCAACAAAGCAAAGGAACCTGCTGCCAAAAGTTAGATAAACTGTGCCTTGAAAAAACAGGAAAACATAGTTAAGACGGGATTTGAAAAAAAGATCCTTGCGATCGCCCCTTATACGTTTTTACCAGCGTCCTCAGGGGGGCAAAAGGCCATCTATTACCTATACCAGCATTTAGGGAAGCAGGTTGATTTGACCTGTGTTTCTACAGACGATAACTTACCAGACAAAATCCCTGGTAAGTTACATTTTAAGCTACTGCCCCTATTGGGTAACGGCGTAAAAAGGTATATCAATCCGGCCAATTACCGGAAACTAAAGAAGCTGGTTAACCGCCAGGGTATTGAAGCGATCATCATTGAACACCCGTATACAGGCTGGCTCGGATGGCTTCTCAAAGCAACAACCGGTGTTCCGCTTATTGTTCGGTCCCATAACATAGAATCACTGCGCTTTAAAGAACTGGGAAAATGGTGGTGGCGGCTCCTTGCCGACTATGAAAGGTGGGTCCACAGGAAAGCCAATCATTCTTTTTTTATAACCAGAGAGGATGCTGAATATGCGATAACCGCATACGGCATCCGACGCGAGAAGACAAGCGTGATTACCTACGGTCTGCAGGGAGGGGAAAACCCAACCCCTGAGCAGAAGCGTTTGCTGGTTGAGCAATATAAGCAAGCGCATGAAATACCTGCGGATAAAACAATACTGCTCTTCAATGGTATTTTCGGCTACCGTCCCAATGATGAGGCCCTTGAACTGTTATTGGAAAAAATTTACCCGGCCTTGCTTCATCAGGCACCTGACTTTCACTTGATTATCTGTGGGGCAAATATACCGGCAAAATATCTGGCAAAAAAAACGGACAACTTAACGGTACTCGGTTTTGTGCCCGATATTGAAGAAATCTTTCTGGCAGCCGAAGTCTTCCTCAACCCAATCTGGCTGGGAGGCGGCATCAAGACCAAGCTCGTGGAAGCGTTGGCTGGTGGCGCTTCAGCCGTTTCTTTTAAAAGCGGGGCCATTGGCGTCGACCATCGCTTGCTGGACGGAAAATTAAAGATTGTCCCAAATAAAGATATAGGTGCTTTCATCAGCGCCATTATAGAAGCCGGCGCCGCAACCTATACGCCTACCTCGAAAGCTTTTTTGGATTATTTTGACTGGGATCAGATTGCCCGCAAAGCGAATCTGGCCTTACGCGGATTATAACAATTTATAAAAATAGGGTTTATTGCGGATGATCCTCGGAGCATAGGCCCATAGCGCCCCAACGTTTTTAATAAAGCCACCTACATGTCTAAACCCTCTAAATGGTGATTTCGTTTTCAATATATTCGTCAAAAAAAGCCCTGCTGCAAATACCGGGATAGTCAGTGTATACATACATGTATCGACTAAAAACCAGCCTACACCAAATTGCTTGCGGATCCTCAGAAAATTGGAAATGATCAGCTGCCGGCCTTTTTTATCATACAGGTTGTAATAGCCCTTCCCTTCAGAAGCGAAAGCTTCGTTAGCCGTTTCTCCTTGAAGGTGCAAAATATGGTAGCCCCCATAAATCAGCATTTTGCCTTGTTTTTTTAAGCGACTGCACCACTCCGCCTCCTCGGCATACAAAAAGAAATCCTCATCCAGCAAACCAGATCGCGTCAATACGGCGGATCTGACCATTAAAAATGCGCCATTAATCCAATCTACCTCCTGAATACCTGTAGCTTCTCCGATATTAGGCTTCGCGACTTTCAGATGATTGCCTATCCATTTTAAAAAGGTCCCTATATACGGCAGGGGCAGAAGATAGTTCAGCCCGCCTTTCATGGCAAAATTTCCGGCTATCTGCGGTGTACGGTCTTCATTTAATAGCTGGAGTCCACAGGCAGCCGCATCTGACTCTATAAATAAAGGATATACATGATCAAGCGACTGCTCCAGGATAATCGTATCCGGGTTCAACAGTAATACTGCATCACCTTTCGCGGCCCGGATACCTTTATTATTGGCCCGCGCAAACCCAGCATTATAGCCCATATCCAGCCACTGCACCTCAGGGCAGGCCTGTATGACCCTTTGCCGGCCGTCTGCATCCCCACTGTTATCTACAATAATAATTTCATAAGCGATCCGGGTCGTCTGCTCCCTGATGGAGGCCAGACAATTCAGGATCAAATCTGTACTGTTGAAATTGATGATAATAATAGATAACATAAATACCGGGATGTATAAAAATATTGGCTTTAAATTTACAGACTATTGAATACGGCTTTTGCTTGCCATAAATGACAACAGCATACAAAGTTTCGAAGTTACACCTGTTTTTAAAAAGAATTGCGGTGTCCGTTGCATAAAATGCAACATCCGGATGATAACGGGCGGCCAGGTTTCAGGGACAAACTGCTGTAATTTCTCGTAAGAGTCAATATGCATGTTGCGGAACATGCGCCACCAGCTGTCATATATGATCCAGTTTTTCAAGGAAACGGTACCATATTTTTGCAGCAGGATAAAAGCTTCAGGAAGTTCCACTTCAGGGATATTCTTGGTTTGATTGGTCACCTGATTTTCATTTATACCTACACCCACAAGAATATCTTCCAATAACTCAGCTGCCGGTCGCTTTGATAAAACCGTCTTATAATAATCTATATCCACCCGCCAACGCAATCTCTTATCATAACTAATGCCTGCCGCTTTTCTGACCATACAGACACTTGGAGGCCCGATCTTATTATCTGCTAACAAAAGCAGCGGTTCTCTGATAATGGCTTGCAGCCTGTATTTAGGGAATACCATGGAGCCTTTCCTTATAATTTTACCTGCGGGATCCATGAAATTATTTTCATAGTTGCTAAATATAAAGTCCGCAGCTGTATGGGTACGGCTGGCAAATTTGTTCAGGGCATCTGCCGTCAGGAACCAATCGTCATCATGCATGATCTTAATCCACTGCCCCGTTGCCATCGCGATGACGGCATTCCAATTCTCTGGCATTCCTCTCGGCGGCTGATTATGCTGATATTTTAATGCCGGAAACTTGCCTTCATACCCCATGACGAGGGCTTCTACATTTCCATCCGGGCTATCATCACAAACCGCCACCTC containing:
- a CDS encoding glycosyltransferase family 4 protein translates to MKKQENIVKTGFEKKILAIAPYTFLPASSGGQKAIYYLYQHLGKQVDLTCVSTDDNLPDKIPGKLHFKLLPLLGNGVKRYINPANYRKLKKLVNRQGIEAIIIEHPYTGWLGWLLKATTGVPLIVRSHNIESLRFKELGKWWWRLLADYERWVHRKANHSFFITREDAEYAITAYGIRREKTSVITYGLQGGENPTPEQKRLLVEQYKQAHEIPADKTILLFNGIFGYRPNDEALELLLEKIYPALLHQAPDFHLIICGANIPAKYLAKKTDNLTVLGFVPDIEEIFLAAEVFLNPIWLGGGIKTKLVEALAGGASAVSFKSGAIGVDHRLLDGKLKIVPNKDIGAFISAIIEAGAATYTPTSKAFLDYFDWDQIARKANLALRGL
- a CDS encoding glycosyltransferase family 2 protein — translated: MLSIIIINFNSTDLILNCLASIREQTTRIAYEIIIVDNSGDADGRQRVIQACPEVQWLDMGYNAGFARANNKGIRAAKGDAVLLLNPDTIILEQSLDHVYPLFIESDAAACGLQLLNEDRTPQIAGNFAMKGGLNYLLPLPYIGTFLKWIGNHLKVAKPNIGEATGIQEVDWINGAFLMVRSAVLTRSGLLDEDFFLYAEEAEWCSRLKKQGKMLIYGGYHILHLQGETANEAFASEGKGYYNLYDKKGRQLIISNFLRIRKQFGVGWFLVDTCMYTLTIPVFAAGLFLTNILKTKSPFRGFRHVGGFIKNVGALWAYAPRIIRNKPYFYKLL
- a CDS encoding glycosyltransferase family 2 protein — encoded protein: MSPLISICIPAYKNVLFLKRLLDSIAIQDFKAYEVAVCDDSPDGNVEALVMGYEGKFPALKYQHNQPPRGMPENWNAVIAMATGQWIKIMHDDDWFLTADALNKFASRTHTAADFIFSNYENNFMDPAGKIIRKGSMVFPKYRLQAIIREPLLLLADNKIGPPSVCMVRKAAGISYDKRLRWRVDIDYYKTVLSKRPAAELLEDILVGVGINENQVTNQTKNIPEVELPEAFILLQKYGTVSLKNWIIYDSWWRMFRNMHIDSYEKLQQFVPETWPPVIIRMLHFMQRTPQFFLKTGVTSKLCMLLSFMASKSRIQ